The following DNA comes from Chryseobacterium gallinarum.
ATGGAAGCTATTGATAAAATCCGTGACACTGCAACTTCCCACAACAGGGTTTTCTTTGTAGAAGTAATGGGGCGAGATGCCGGATTTATTGCTTTAAACAGCGGATTGGCTACCGGAGCTTTAGATATCCTGATCCCTGAGAAAAAAGACAGCATGGATGACCTTTTCGCAAACTTCAGAAAAGCTGAAAAAACAGGAAAAGCATCCAGTATTGTAGTGGTGGCAGAAGGTGAAAAATTAGGAAGCATTTATGATCTTGCCAACAAGACTAAAGAAGAATTCCCGGAATATGATATCCGGGTAACGGTTTTAGGTCACATCCAGAGAGGAGGATCACCAAGCTGTGCAGACAGAGTATTAGCGAGCAGACTCGGATTTGGTGCAGTAGTAGGATTAATGGAAGGACAAAGTAATGTAATGGCAGGGATGCGTTCCAATGACCTGGTATATACGCCTATCGAAGAAGCCATTAAAAAACATAACGAAATCAACAAAGATCTGATGTTGATTTCAGAAATTTTAGCAATCTAATTATTTTTATAAATCTAATAAAAACAAACTATTATGTCAACAATCAAAGTAGGTATCAACGGTTTTGGTAGAATTGGACGTCTTGTTTTCAGAGCAATGACTGAAAGAGACAACATTGAAGTTGTAGGAATCAATGACCTGATCAATGCAGAATACATGGCTTACATGTTAAAATATGACTCTGTACACGGAATTTTCCCGGGTGAAGTTTCTGTAGAAGGAAACGATCTTGTGGTAAACGGAAAAAGAATCAGAGTAACTGCTGAGAAAGATCCAAATAACCTAAAGTGGAATGAAATCGGAGCTGACTATATCGTAGAATCTACAGGTCTTTTCTTATCTAAAGATTCAGCTCAGGCTCACATCAATGCAGGTGCAAAAAAAGTAATCCTTTCTGCTCCTTCTAAAGATGATACTCCAATGTTTGTAATGGGAGTAAACCACAAGGAACTTACAGATGATATCAAAATTTTATCAAACGCTTCTTGTACAACAAACTGTTTAGCGCCTTTAGCTAAAGTTATCCACGATAAATTCGGAATCGTAGAAGGTTTAATGACTACTGTACACGCTACAACGGCAACTCAGAAAACAGTTGACGGTCCTTCAATGAAAGACTGGAGAGGTGGTAGAGCTGCTTTGAACAATATCATCCCTTCTTCTACAGGTGCTGCTAAGGCAGTAGGAAAAGTAATTCCTTCATTAAACGGAAAATTAACAGGTATGTCTTTCAGAGTACCTACTGTAGATGTTTCTGTAGTTGACCTTACAGTAAGATTAGAAAAAGCAACTTCTTATGATGAAATCTGTGCAGCGATCAAAGAAGCTTCAGAAGGTGAATTGAAAGGTATCCTTGGATACACTGAGGATGCAGTAGTATCTCAGGACTTCGTAGGAGATAAGAGAACTTCTATCTTCGACAAAGATGCTGGTATCATGCTTTCTCCTAACTTCGTGAAACTTGTTTCCTGGTATGACAACGAAATGGGTTATTCCAACAAGTTGGTAGATATGCTTGTACACGCTGCTTCTTTATAATAAATAATCAGCAATGAGTAATACAAAAGCCTTCCCGATGGGGAGGCTTTTACTTTTAGTTACTTTCAGGAAAATGAGTCTTTAAAATTTAATCCTTTTAATTAATGATAAGACTAAATAATTTGTCTGTGTCGTCTTCTACCGCTTTAACAGTGTAATCTGGTCTGTATTTAAAAACAGCATATAGTGTTCCTTTATTTTTACCCTTGCCTGCTACAGTCATTTTTAATCCGGCAGAACTTCCATCAGCAGCAACTGATGTCCCTTTGTTTGTGCCGACTACTCTAATCCATCCGTTGGTTGTATAAAAAGCAGGTGAAGGAGCAGAAACATAGGAATAGCCACAATTCTTTTTACCTCCGGAACTTTTGCTGGTACACCAATTTGTAACAGCCAGCTCTACGGATTTGCTTTCAAATTCACTTTTTCTATCTTTTTTAAATTTTGTTTTTAAATTAAGAAGACCATCATTCAATAGTTTTAATTTTTCAGACAAGGGAATATTCATTTCCTGGATTTCTGAATACATCATCGTATAATATGGTTTATACTCAGACAAATAAGCTGTATAAGGTTTTACTTCATAATCCTTTTGAGCTGAACACATGATAAATAGTGTTAAAAAAGTAATAATTGATAATTTTTTCATGACAATAGTTTTTAAGGGTTGTACTTGCTTAGAACAAAGGTTGGAAATTAAACGACACAAAAAAATTACCCGTTTGTGGTATTTTTCAGACTACTGTAGAAATTATATGGATAACTGATAAATCTCACCAGTGAATTCCGGTGCAAAACTTGTATTTTTATATACAAAGGAATGAACAATGATACAGCCCCGGTTTAAAGATGCTCCTCATTTCAAAAACTTTTGGGAGAATGGTAACGGAAGACAACTGAT
Coding sequences within:
- the pfkA gene encoding 6-phosphofructokinase: MKESAVKKIAVLTSGGDSPGMNAALRAVVRTANYYNIECYGVREGYNGLINGDFLKMGPRSVKNIINQGGTILKSARSTEFRTKEGRQKAYDNCVKLGIDGLVCIGGDGTFTGAKIFNEEFGIRVIGIPGTIDNDIFGTDNTIGYDTALNTAMEAIDKIRDTATSHNRVFFVEVMGRDAGFIALNSGLATGALDILIPEKKDSMDDLFANFRKAEKTGKASSIVVVAEGEKLGSIYDLANKTKEEFPEYDIRVTVLGHIQRGGSPSCADRVLASRLGFGAVVGLMEGQSNVMAGMRSNDLVYTPIEEAIKKHNEINKDLMLISEILAI
- the gap gene encoding type I glyceraldehyde-3-phosphate dehydrogenase codes for the protein MSTIKVGINGFGRIGRLVFRAMTERDNIEVVGINDLINAEYMAYMLKYDSVHGIFPGEVSVEGNDLVVNGKRIRVTAEKDPNNLKWNEIGADYIVESTGLFLSKDSAQAHINAGAKKVILSAPSKDDTPMFVMGVNHKELTDDIKILSNASCTTNCLAPLAKVIHDKFGIVEGLMTTVHATTATQKTVDGPSMKDWRGGRAALNNIIPSSTGAAKAVGKVIPSLNGKLTGMSFRVPTVDVSVVDLTVRLEKATSYDEICAAIKEASEGELKGILGYTEDAVVSQDFVGDKRTSIFDKDAGIMLSPNFVKLVSWYDNEMGYSNKLVDMLVHAASL